The Scheffersomyces stipitis CBS 6054 chromosome 5, complete sequence genome contains the following window.
GGCTAACGATTATATTACGTCAGATAGTAGAATCGTAGCACGATTCAGTTCTACAAGTTTGGCACCTATTACATATGCTGTATGTATAgattatatataaatattaATTTGCAAAACTATATAGTATAGGGTGGTGACCTTTCAATTTAGAATTTCTGGTCCCAGGAATCTAATTTCATGGTACCATTCTCCTGGAAGTTCAAGTGCATCTTGAAGGCATCCTTCAAAATGTGTGGCTCGTGcaaagatttcttcttttcagcgTAGAAGGTGGATCTGTCCAAGTATTCAGTCAATTGGGCTCTGTAGTCTGGGTGAGAAGTCTTGTCGATGATTTCTCTAGCTCTTTCCTTTGGAGATAACCCTCTCAAGTCAGCCAAACCTTGTTCAGTGACAATGATGTCCAAGTCGTGTTCGGTTTGGTCAACGTGTGAAGCAAATGGAACAATACAAGAAACACCAGTTGGGTCAGTCTTGGATGGTCTGGCTGAAGGAGTGTGCATTATAGACAACTTCGCATTTCTAAGGAAGTCAGCAGAACCACCTAAACCGTTTAACATTCTCGAACCCATTACGTTAGTGGAGTTGGCATGAGCATAGATATCAACCTCGACAGGAGTATTCATGGCTATGACACCTAATCTTCTGATGATTTCTGGGGAGTTGGAAACGACTTGAGATCTCAAACACAATTTCTTGGTGAATTCATCCCAGTTCTCATAGAATCTCTCGAAACCTTCTTCGGTTAATCTAATGGAGGTTGCAGTGGCAAAGTCAAGAGAGCCGgaggagaagaagtccaagaaggaatCTTGCAATACTTCGGTCCACACagtcaagttcttgaaattaGATTCTGCcaaaccttcaacaacagcattTGCAATATTACCAATACCAGATTGcaatgggtgcaaattctCAGGAAGACGGCCATacttgacttcttgttccaaGAATTCGATTAAGTGGTTAGCAATGGCTTTGGAACCTTCGTCTGAGGGAGTGTTTGGTGGAACTTGATCATATTGATGGGATTCAACAATGGCCACAACCTTTGATGGGTCGACTGGAATTGCAGTTCTGCCGATCCTGTAGTCAGCAGATGTGTGTGGGTATGGTTGTCTGAATGGTGGGTTGACAGGCAAGTCAATGTCGTGAATACCTTCGAAGGAAGGTGTCTTGGTGTTTACTTCAATGATGATTTTATCAGATACGGAAAGCATTTCTGGAGAAGCACCGACGGCAGGACCTGGAACGATGGAACCATCCTCGGTGATGGCAGTGGCCTCGATTATAGTAaagtccaacaagtcgttaTCTTTCTTGTCTCTAGTGTAATAACCGTAGGTCAAATCTTGTGGGAACATAGACAAGTGTttgtcaaagaattgaGTTCTACCATCGTTGATGGCAGCGGCAATTGGCTTACCTACCTGATGTGGCGTTCTTCTCAATATCATGTCGTTCAGGGCCCATCTGGATTCTTCTGGACCGGCAGAGGCACCAAcgaacaagttgaagccCAATTTGCCTTGcaagttgttcttttcgACATGATCCACCAATGCAGCTGGGACAACCTTTGGGGCACCAACACCTGTAAAACCAGACCAGCCCAAATATTGGCCGTGcttgaacaattcaacACATTGCTGGGGTgttctcaacttgtttAAGTATGGAGCGTATCTAACTCTTTGCTTTAATATGGCAGACATTGTGGATGTGGAGTAAAAATATGACTTGTAGTAGTCGACGGTTCTAGACTTAAATATGCGATGAGATCAGTAGCACAACGAAGGGCAGACGCGACACACTGGACCAAACGGTTCTATGAAAGGGAATATGTAAGATAAACGGGACACCGAAGCTCGGAATAGATTCGCTAACCTGACCAAGAAACGCTAACAATTTTACAATTGTACGAGATGTGGAATTTTATCCATATTTATAGAGTAAAATCAATTACTAGCTGGTGGACCAATTTTGAGTCCTGCATCGTTGCTATACGACAACAACCGTCCGTGGTTTCTTTTACGTATCTACCAACAAAACCCTGTCTGCAGGTGCCAATAATTATTTTTTGGGTGTTTCTTTTGGTGCGCATGGAATGATAAGTTGGGCTGGAATGGTAAATACTCCTACGGACAAATATAGCTTGTGGCTGGAGGCGTCTGATATCCCCTCTTTTGTATACTCCaatggctgtgaaaaatgtcACAGAAAATGATTGGTTATGAAAATTGGAGAAAGTCCCCTCCTGCTCTCCAAAAAAATTCCATTCTCGTCTCCTCgtctcttttcttcaattggttaCATCAGTAAATATTGTTGCCATCGTGGCTATAATTTTCTCGCACTAGGTGTACTGCTCCAAGGTCGGTCGGTTTTCACCAATGTCCGGATTCTCTGATTTAGTG
Protein-coding sequences here:
- the ACH1 gene encoding Acetyl-CoA hydrolase (Acetyl-CoA deacylase) (Acetyl-CoA acylase) (go_function catalytic activity~go_process acetyl-CoA metabolism) → MSAILKQRVRYAPYLNKLRTPQQCVELFKHGQYLGWSGFTGVGAPKVVPAALVDHVEKNNLQGKLGFNLFVGASAGPEESRWASNDMILRRTPHQVGKPIAAAINDGRTQFFDKHLSMFPQDLTYGYYTRDKKDNDLLDFTIIEATAITEDGSIVPGPAVGASPEMLSVSDKIIIEVNTKTPSFEGIHDIDLPVNPPFRQPYPHTSADYRIGRTAIPVDPSKVVAIVESHQYDQVPPNTPSDEGSKAIANHLIEFLEQEVKYGRLPENLHPLQSGIGNIANAVVEGLAESNFKNLTVWTEVLQDSFLDFFSSGSLDFATATSIRLTEEGFERFYENWDEFTKKLCLRSQVVSNSPEIIRRLGVIAMNTPVEVDIYAHANSTNVMGSRMLNGLGGSADFLRNAKLSIMHTPSARPSKTDPTGVSCIVPFASHVDQTEHDLDIIVTEQGLADLRGLSPKERAREIIDKTSHPDYRAQLTEYLDRSTFYAEKKKSLHEPHILKDAFKMHLNFQENGTMKLDSWDQKF